The following proteins are encoded in a genomic region of Brachionichthys hirsutus isolate HB-005 chromosome 14, CSIRO-AGI_Bhir_v1, whole genome shotgun sequence:
- the LOC137903754 gene encoding RNA-binding Raly-like protein encodes MTGKLQTSNVTNKNDPRSLNSRVFIGNLNTTIVKKTDIEVIFAKYGKIVGCSVHKGYAFVQYLNERNARAAVAGENTRIIAGQPLDINMAGEPKPYRPKLGSKRPLSAVYSGYEFDYEYYRDDFYSRLFDYHGRVAPPPRAVIPIKRSRVLAPSSRRGKTSFPIKTSSSSSSSSSRPPTSSSTGLKSVKTDQLQTIKRELIQIKLKIDSLLGRLEKIEKQQRADSEAQRKYEDNCDSLHEESVSEAAENSGEEVGDGALDVEAGEMTDGGEDDYDEEGSHHLIENHVSDIDN; translated from the exons ATGACTGGTAAACTCCAGACCAGCAACGTGACCAACAAGAATGACCCGCGCTCCCTCAACTCCAGAGTCTTTATTGGAAACCTCAACACAACTATTGTCAAGAAGACCGACATCGAGGTCATCTTCGCCAAGTACGGCAAGATAGTGGGCTGCTCTGTGCACAAGGGCTACGCTTTCGTACAGTATTTGAACGAGAGGAACGCCCGGGCAGCGGTGGCGGGGGAAAACACCCGCATCATCGCCGGACAGCCTCTTG ATATAAACATGGCAGGCGAGCCGAAGCCATACCGGCCCAAACTGGGCTCCAAGCGGCCGCTGTCGGCCGTCTATAG TGGTTATGAATTTGATTACGAGTACTACAGGGATGACTTCTACAGCAG GCTTTTTGACTACCACGGCAGAGTGGCCCCCCCACCCAGAGCTGTGATTCCCATTAAACGCTCCAGGGTTCTCGCTCCCTCCTCCCGCCGTGGCAAGACCTCCTTTCCCATCAAaacgtcctcctcttcctcctcttcctcctccagacctcCCACATCCTCCTCCACCGGGCTCAAAT CGGTGAAGACGGACCAGCTCCAGACCATCAAGCGggagctgatccagatcaagCTGAAGATCGACTCGTTGCTGGGACGCCTGGAGAAGATCGAGAAGCAGCAAAGAGCCGATTCAG aAGCTCAGAGAAAGTACGAAGACAACTGCGACTCCTTGCACGAGGAGTCGGTGTCGGAGGCGGCGGAAAACTCCGGGGAGGAGGTCGGGGACGGCGCCCTGGACGTGGAGGCGGGAGAGATGACCGACGGCGGCGAGGACGACTATGACGAAGAGGGCAGCCACCATCTG ATAGAGAACCACGTATCGGACATTGATAACTGA